One Sphingopyxis macrogoltabida genomic region harbors:
- a CDS encoding helix-turn-helix domain-containing protein, translating to MSVESFGARLRRLRSERGITQSEFAIALSVSTAAVCSWEQDRSRPKVSRIRAIAALLSLSTAELLTSGPTGQLHEKLAQSREEIARIAGTTPEKVRIIIEV from the coding sequence ATTTCTGTTGAAAGTTTCGGCGCCCGCCTGCGGCGGCTGCGCAGCGAAAGGGGTATTACCCAGTCCGAATTCGCGATCGCGCTTTCGGTGAGCACCGCCGCGGTGTGCAGCTGGGAACAGGATCGGTCGCGGCCCAAGGTCAGCCGGATTCGTGCCATCGCCGCGCTGCTCAGCCTTTCGACCGCCGAGCTGCTGACCAGCGGCCCGACAGGACAGTTGCACGAAAAGCTCGCGCAAAGCCGCGAGGAAATCGCGCGCATTGCCGGCACGACGCCGGAAAAAGTGCGGATCATCATCGAGGTCTAA
- the rplQ gene encoding 50S ribosomal protein L17 encodes MRHKSGGRKLQRTSAHRTALFRNMSASLIKHEQITTTLAKAKELRPYVEKLVTLAKRGGLANRRLANSRLLDDTQLKKLFDVLAERYKDRNGGYTRVIKAGIRASDAAPMAIIEFVDRDVDAKGQDSGPVEQYDEAEAA; translated from the coding sequence ATGCGTCATAAATCGGGTGGCCGGAAGCTGCAGCGCACGAGCGCGCACCGCACGGCCCTGTTCCGCAACATGTCGGCTTCGCTCATCAAGCATGAGCAGATCACGACGACTCTCGCCAAGGCGAAGGAACTGCGTCCCTATGTCGAAAAGCTGGTCACGCTCGCCAAGCGCGGCGGGCTTGCCAACCGTCGTCTCGCCAACAGCCGCCTGCTCGACGACACGCAGCTCAAGAAGCTGTTCGACGTTCTGGCCGAGCGTTACAAGGACCGCAACGGCGGTTACACGCGCGTCATCAAGGCCGGCATCCGCGCTTCGGACGCGGCGCCGATGGCGATCATCGAATTCGTCGACCGCGACGTCGATGCCAAGGGTCAGGACTCGGGTCCGGTCGAGCAGTATGACGAGGCCGAAGCCGCCTAA
- a CDS encoding DNA-directed RNA polymerase subunit alpha codes for MTVNIRNWQELKKPSNLEIKAGSDGKRKATFVAEPLERGFGLTLGNALRRVLLSSLQGAAITSIKIENVLHEFSSLAGVREDVTDIVLNVKQIALKMEGEGPKRLQLSATGPATVKAGDIMVSGDIKVMNPNHVICHLDDGATLNMELVADTGKGYVPATANRPADAPIGLIPVDSLYSPVRQVAYKVDNARIGQELDYDKLNLTVETDGTVTPEDAVAYAARILQDQLQVFVHFEEAMNDSGMIGMAAPSTTADESDVNQLNRFLLKKVDELELSVRSANCLKNDNIIYIGDLVQKTEAEMLRTPNFGRKSLNEIKEVLSSMGLRLGMDIPGWPPENIEEMAKKLEQELLG; via the coding sequence ATGACTGTCAATATCCGGAACTGGCAGGAATTGAAGAAGCCCAGCAACCTGGAAATCAAGGCTGGCAGCGACGGCAAGCGCAAGGCGACCTTCGTCGCCGAGCCGCTCGAGCGCGGCTTCGGGCTGACGCTCGGCAACGCGCTGCGCCGCGTGCTGCTCTCGTCGCTCCAGGGTGCGGCGATCACGTCGATCAAGATCGAGAACGTGCTGCACGAATTCTCGAGCCTGGCCGGCGTGCGTGAAGACGTTACCGACATCGTCCTCAACGTGAAGCAGATCGCGCTCAAGATGGAAGGCGAAGGCCCGAAGCGGCTCCAGCTTTCGGCCACCGGTCCTGCGACCGTCAAGGCCGGCGACATCATGGTGTCGGGCGACATCAAGGTGATGAACCCGAATCATGTCATCTGCCATCTGGACGATGGCGCGACGCTGAACATGGAACTCGTCGCCGACACCGGCAAGGGCTATGTCCCCGCGACCGCCAACCGCCCGGCCGACGCGCCGATCGGCCTGATCCCGGTCGATTCGCTCTACTCGCCGGTGCGTCAGGTCGCCTACAAGGTCGACAATGCCCGCATCGGTCAGGAGCTCGACTATGACAAGCTGAACCTGACCGTCGAAACCGACGGCACGGTGACCCCGGAAGACGCCGTCGCTTACGCCGCGCGCATCCTTCAGGACCAGCTCCAGGTCTTCGTCCACTTCGAAGAAGCGATGAACGACAGCGGCATGATCGGGATGGCCGCGCCGTCGACCACCGCCGACGAATCGGACGTCAACCAGCTCAACCGCTTCCTGCTCAAGAAGGTCGACGAGCTCGAACTGTCGGTCCGCAGTGCCAACTGCCTCAAGAACGACAACATCATCTACATCGGCGATCTGGTCCAGAAGACCGAAGCGGAAATGCTCCGCACCCCGAACTTCGGCCGCAAGTCCCTGAACGAAATCAAGGAAGTGCTGTCGTCGATGGGTCTGCGCCTCGGCATGGACATCCCCGGATGGCCGCCCGAGAACATCGAGGAAATGGCCAAGAAGCTCGAACAGGAACTTCTCGGCTGA
- the rpsK gene encoding 30S ribosomal protein S11 has protein sequence MAREPQRLRRRERKNISSGVAHVNATFNNTMITITDAQGNAIAWSSAGMMGFKGSRKSTPYAAQVCAEDAGKKAAEHGVRTLEVEVKGPGAGRESALRALQAVGFHITSIRDVTPIPHNGVRPAKRRRV, from the coding sequence ATGGCTCGTGAACCGCAGCGTCTTCGTCGGCGCGAACGCAAGAATATCTCGTCGGGTGTGGCCCACGTCAACGCGACCTTCAACAACACGATGATCACCATCACCGACGCGCAGGGCAATGCGATTGCCTGGTCGAGCGCCGGCATGATGGGCTTCAAGGGCAGCCGCAAGTCGACCCCGTACGCCGCCCAGGTGTGCGCCGAAGACGCCGGCAAGAAGGCCGCCGAACATGGCGTCCGTACCCTCGAAGTCGAGGTCAAGGGTCCCGGCGCCGGCCGCGAATCGGCGCTCCGCGCGCTGCAGGCGGTCGGTTTCCACATCACGTCAATCCGCGACGTGACGCCGATCCCGCACAATGGCGTCCGCCCGGCCAAGCGCCGCCGCGTCTGA
- the rpsM gene encoding 30S ribosomal protein S13 gives MARIAGVNLPTNKRVIIALTYIHGIGRKTAVDIADKLGIDHTRRVQDLSDAEVLQIREAIDADHTVEGDLRRNTAMNIKRLMDLACYRGLRHRKGLPVRGQRTHTNARTRKGKAKPIAGKKK, from the coding sequence ATGGCACGTATTGCGGGCGTCAACCTGCCCACCAACAAGCGCGTGATCATCGCGCTCACCTACATCCACGGCATCGGCCGCAAGACCGCCGTCGACATCGCCGACAAGCTGGGCATCGACCACACGCGTCGCGTCCAGGACCTCAGCGACGCCGAAGTGCTGCAGATCCGCGAAGCGATCGACGCCGATCACACGGTCGAGGGTGATCTTCGCCGCAACACGGCGATGAACATCAAGCGCCTGATGGACCTCGCCTGCTATCGCGGCCTGCGCCATCGCAAGGGCCTGCCGGTTCGTGGCCAGCGCACGCACACCAATGCGCGCACCCGCAAGGGCAAGGCCAAGCCGATCGCCGGCAAGAAGAAGTAA
- a CDS encoding inositol monophosphatase family protein, with protein sequence MPGRNLEAVIAATREVGDMAMARWRGEGQVVNVWNKSHDNPVSDVDLAVDARLKAVLGAMVPEAGWLSEETADSADRLSCRAMWCVDPIDGTRDFIRGRPGWAVSVALVVDGAVELGVLYAPALDELWVAQRGKGALLNGEPLQASRRTSFDGARVPADSLPKIDRDLVMVTKPNSIALRMALVADDRADLVATLRWGFEWDVAAAALIVAEAGGTVTDAFGQPLIFNTPRAQAFGVIACAPGIHQAVVERLHDRAVALTSPS encoded by the coding sequence GTGCCGGGTCGCAATCTCGAGGCGGTGATCGCCGCGACGCGCGAGGTCGGCGACATGGCGATGGCGCGCTGGCGCGGCGAGGGGCAGGTGGTCAATGTCTGGAACAAGTCGCATGACAATCCGGTCAGCGATGTCGACCTGGCCGTCGATGCGCGGCTGAAGGCCGTGCTCGGCGCGATGGTGCCCGAAGCCGGCTGGCTGTCGGAGGAAACCGCCGACAGCGCCGACCGCCTGTCGTGCCGTGCGATGTGGTGCGTCGACCCGATCGACGGCACCCGCGATTTCATCCGCGGCCGTCCGGGCTGGGCGGTGTCGGTCGCGCTCGTCGTCGACGGTGCGGTCGAGCTGGGCGTACTCTATGCCCCGGCGCTCGACGAGTTATGGGTTGCGCAACGCGGCAAGGGCGCGCTGCTCAACGGCGAGCCGTTGCAGGCAAGCCGCCGCACGAGTTTCGATGGCGCCCGCGTCCCCGCCGACAGCCTGCCCAAGATCGACCGCGACCTCGTCATGGTCACCAAGCCGAACAGCATCGCGCTGCGCATGGCGCTGGTCGCCGACGACCGCGCCGATCTGGTCGCGACCCTGCGCTGGGGGTTCGAGTGGGACGTCGCGGCGGCGGCGCTGATCGTCGCCGAGGCGGGCGGGACGGTGACAGACGCGTTCGGCCAGCCGCTTATCTTCAATACTCCGCGCGCGCAGGCCTTCGGTGTGATCGCCTGCGCCCCCGGAATCCACCAGGCTGTCGTGGAGCGCTTGCACGATCGTGCGGTGGCTCTTACATCGCCATCCTGA
- a CDS encoding TldD/PmbA family protein produces the protein MLTVAEALDRAQMMCDAATKAGADAADALYYCNAATSVSMRLGALEDVERSEGQDIALRVFVGQRSASVSTADMDAGELAKLVERCVAMAREAPEDPYAGLAPQDRLLRGPAPDLDLDDGSEADPQALREAALAVEEAARGVTGVTNSEGGTASHSRTRFALATSHGFVGGYGSSGHSLSASVIAGEGASMQRDYGWHSAHYLGDLESAAEIGARAGTRAVARLNPGKAPVGKVPVVIDPRIGSSIVGHLLGAIAGPAIARGTSFLLGKEDRMLFDSGIVIRDEPHRPRGLRSRAFDGEGLPTAARDIVTGGKITGWLLDTASAKQLGLEPTGHASRGGGASGVSASNLHLAPGAQSPAALIADIKTGVYLTELIGQGVNPVTGDYSRGASGFVIRDGEIAGPIAEFTVAGNLVDMFAALIPADDLVFRHGTNVPTLRIDGMTVASS, from the coding sequence ATGCTGACTGTTGCCGAAGCCCTCGACCGCGCGCAGATGATGTGCGACGCCGCGACCAAAGCCGGCGCCGACGCCGCTGACGCTCTCTATTATTGCAACGCCGCGACCTCGGTCTCGATGCGGCTCGGCGCGCTCGAGGATGTCGAACGCTCCGAAGGGCAGGATATTGCGCTCCGCGTCTTCGTCGGCCAGCGCAGCGCCAGCGTGTCGACCGCCGACATGGATGCAGGCGAACTTGCCAAGCTGGTCGAGCGCTGCGTCGCGATGGCGCGCGAGGCGCCCGAGGATCCCTATGCCGGCCTCGCGCCGCAGGACCGGCTGCTGCGCGGCCCGGCGCCCGACCTCGATCTCGACGACGGCAGCGAGGCCGATCCGCAGGCGCTGCGCGAAGCGGCGCTGGCGGTCGAAGAGGCCGCGCGCGGCGTTACCGGCGTCACCAACAGCGAAGGCGGCACCGCAAGCCACAGCCGCACCCGCTTTGCGCTGGCGACCAGCCACGGCTTCGTTGGCGGCTATGGATCGAGCGGGCACAGCCTGTCGGCGAGCGTCATCGCCGGCGAGGGCGCGAGCATGCAGCGCGACTATGGCTGGCATAGCGCGCATTATCTGGGCGATCTCGAAAGTGCTGCGGAGATCGGCGCGCGCGCCGGCACCCGCGCCGTCGCGCGTCTCAATCCCGGCAAGGCGCCGGTCGGCAAGGTCCCGGTCGTCATCGATCCGCGCATCGGCAGCAGCATCGTCGGCCATCTGCTCGGCGCGATCGCTGGTCCCGCGATCGCGCGCGGAACCAGCTTCCTGCTCGGCAAGGAAGACCGCATGCTGTTCGACAGCGGCATCGTCATCCGTGACGAGCCGCACCGGCCGCGGGGTCTGCGCAGCCGTGCCTTCGACGGCGAAGGCCTGCCGACCGCAGCGCGCGATATCGTGACTGGCGGCAAGATCACCGGCTGGCTGCTCGACACCGCCTCGGCGAAGCAGCTCGGCCTCGAACCCACCGGCCACGCGAGCCGCGGCGGCGGCGCATCGGGGGTGAGCGCGAGCAACCTGCATCTCGCGCCCGGCGCACAGTCGCCCGCGGCGCTGATCGCCGACATCAAGACCGGCGTTTACCTCACCGAACTGATCGGGCAGGGGGTCAATCCCGTGACCGGCGACTATAGCCGCGGCGCGTCGGGGTTCGTTATTCGCGATGGCGAGATCGCCGGGCCGATCGCCGAATTCACCGTCGCGGGGAATCTCGTCGACATGTTCGCCGCGCTCATTCCCGCCGACGACCTGGTGTTCCGCCATGGTACCAACGTTCCCACCCTGCGCATCGACGGCATGACCGTCGCGAGCAGCTAG
- a CDS encoding demethoxyubiquinone hydroxylase family protein, with translation MTNKRTASMIRVDQAGEYGATRIYAGQLAVMGDRHPMAREIAHMAEQEKRHRKFFDAMVARRGVRPTALQPVWNVAGFALGAVTAAMGPRAAMACTAAVETEIDRHYRDQLDELADSDPELSTAVADFRAEELEHKEKALASGAEQAPGYPLLSLAIRAGCRAAIALSKRI, from the coding sequence ATGACCAATAAGCGCACCGCCTCGATGATCCGCGTCGATCAGGCCGGCGAATATGGCGCGACGCGCATCTACGCCGGGCAGCTTGCGGTGATGGGCGACCGCCATCCGATGGCGCGCGAGATCGCGCATATGGCCGAACAGGAAAAACGGCACCGTAAATTCTTCGACGCGATGGTGGCGCGGCGCGGCGTGCGCCCCACCGCGTTGCAGCCGGTCTGGAACGTCGCGGGCTTCGCCCTCGGCGCGGTGACCGCCGCGATGGGGCCGCGCGCGGCGATGGCGTGCACCGCCGCGGTGGAGACCGAGATCGACCGCCACTACCGCGACCAGCTCGACGAACTTGCGGACAGCGACCCCGAACTCAGCACCGCGGTTGCCGACTTCCGTGCCGAAGAGCTCGAGCATAAGGAAAAGGCGCTCGCTTCGGGCGCCGAACAGGCGCCCGGCTATCCGCTGCTCAGCCTTGCCATTCGCGCCGGTTGCCGTGCAGCCATCGCGCTGTCGAAGCGTATCTGA
- a CDS encoding disulfide bond formation protein B, which produces MLNSRLAAPIVAFAVPLLLYGGALVSQYGFGLHPCEMCYWQRWPHQAAMVLAALALLLRRNDGAMRLFTILAALAIAVSGAIGIFHAGVEYGWWEGLTTCSTAASGPISLDDIMAAPITRCDVPQWTLAGISLAGFNAIFSLAGAAFVLALLRRGKAIR; this is translated from the coding sequence ATGCTGAATTCGCGCCTTGCTGCGCCGATCGTGGCGTTCGCCGTGCCGCTGCTCCTCTATGGCGGCGCGCTCGTGTCGCAATATGGCTTTGGCCTGCACCCGTGCGAAATGTGTTATTGGCAGCGCTGGCCGCATCAGGCGGCGATGGTGCTTGCGGCGCTCGCGCTGCTGCTGCGGCGTAACGATGGCGCGATGCGCCTGTTCACCATCCTCGCCGCGCTCGCGATTGCGGTTAGCGGTGCGATCGGCATCTTCCACGCCGGGGTCGAATATGGCTGGTGGGAAGGGCTGACGACGTGCAGCACGGCCGCGAGCGGGCCGATTTCGCTCGACGACATCATGGCCGCGCCGATCACCCGCTGCGACGTCCCGCAATGGACGCTGGCGGGCATTTCGCTCGCCGGGTTCAACGCGATCTTCTCGCTCGCCGGCGCGGCCTTCGTCCTCGCGCTGCTTCGCCGCGGAAAGGCCATCCGATGA
- a CDS encoding S41 family peptidase, with product MTETTKISATPKRRFALWQGAAALSTLALIPLATGAMASVDASTQQEIARFMDVYLEVKANYVEPVSDDKLIEGAINGMLASLDPHSGYLDKRGYSTLRTQTDGQYGGLGLSVTMEDGVVKVIAPMADTPAARAGIKAGDFITHIGGQLIFGLTLDEAVEQMQGRPGTKIDITVVREGQDKPMELSLTREIIDLKPVKWEVKGDVGVLTVASFSADATTDVKAAMLAVEKSLGKKPRGWILDLRSNPGGLLDEAVGISDLFLERGEIVSQRGRKKGDIERYFAEPGDAAQGAPVVVLIDSGSASASEIVAGALQDQHRALVMGERSFGKGSVQTVLPLTDTTALRLTTARYYTPSGRSVQEGGIAPDIRVPQLSDPDYASRPKFRESDLRRHLINEKKVDDGLLEKDEKTDPRFSQTAEQLKAKGIEDYQLYYALQTIGRIGPAATRVAQGTKPPAAKPAQRN from the coding sequence ATGACCGAAACGACGAAGATTTCCGCCACTCCGAAGCGCCGCTTTGCGCTGTGGCAGGGCGCGGCCGCGCTCAGCACGCTGGCGCTGATCCCGCTCGCGACCGGCGCGATGGCCAGCGTCGATGCCTCGACGCAGCAGGAAATCGCGCGCTTCATGGACGTCTATCTCGAGGTGAAAGCCAATTATGTCGAGCCGGTCAGCGACGACAAGCTGATCGAAGGCGCGATCAACGGCATGCTTGCCAGCCTCGACCCGCATTCGGGCTATCTCGACAAGCGCGGCTATTCGACGCTGCGGACCCAGACCGACGGCCAATATGGCGGGCTCGGCCTGTCGGTGACGATGGAGGACGGGGTGGTCAAGGTGATCGCGCCGATGGCCGACACCCCGGCGGCGCGCGCCGGGATCAAGGCCGGCGATTTCATCACCCACATCGGCGGCCAGCTCATCTTCGGCCTCACGCTCGACGAAGCGGTCGAACAGATGCAGGGGCGCCCGGGCACCAAGATCGACATCACCGTCGTGCGCGAAGGCCAGGACAAGCCGATGGAATTGTCGCTGACGCGCGAAATCATCGACCTGAAACCGGTCAAATGGGAGGTGAAGGGTGACGTCGGCGTGCTGACCGTCGCGAGCTTCTCCGCCGACGCGACGACCGACGTCAAGGCTGCGATGCTCGCGGTCGAAAAGTCGCTCGGCAAGAAACCGCGCGGCTGGATCCTCGACCTCCGCTCGAACCCCGGCGGGCTGCTCGACGAAGCGGTCGGGATCAGCGACCTGTTCCTCGAACGCGGCGAAATCGTCTCGCAGCGCGGGCGCAAGAAGGGCGATATCGAACGCTATTTCGCCGAACCGGGCGATGCGGCGCAGGGCGCACCGGTCGTCGTGCTGATCGATTCGGGTTCGGCCTCGGCCTCCGAAATCGTTGCCGGCGCCTTGCAGGACCAGCACCGCGCGCTGGTGATGGGCGAACGCAGCTTCGGCAAGGGGTCGGTGCAAACGGTGCTGCCGCTGACCGATACCACTGCGCTGCGCCTGACCACCGCGCGCTATTACACGCCTTCGGGGCGCAGCGTACAGGAGGGCGGCATCGCCCCCGATATCCGGGTGCCACAGCTTTCGGATCCCGATTATGCGTCGCGGCCGAAGTTCCGTGAGAGCGACCTGCGCCGCCATCTGATCAACGAAAAGAAGGTCGACGACGGTTTGCTCGAAAAGGACGAGAAGACCGATCCGCGCTTCAGCCAGACCGCCGAGCAGCTCAAGGCCAAGGGCATCGAGGATTATCAGCTCTATTACGCGCTGCAGACGATCGGCCGGATCGGACCGGCAGCGACGCGCGTGGCGCAGGGCACGAAGCCGCCTGCCGCGAAGCCCGCGCAGCGTAATTGA
- a CDS encoding murein hydrolase activator EnvC family protein produces MRRAFAALAILAAAGGGALALAQSDVFDPQAIAAREREQLLTAKQQSAEAMARSATLERQATAALSEADRLKKRSAALAARIQSAEADISAGEARVALVRRRLTAQEARLAEQQQPLLELTASLQQLSRQPPVSVLAQPGSLTDMVHARAVLDAVMPVIERRTAGVRRELGALRTIRRQQSIALQALGASRTQLAARRDALTRLENEGRLRSRDLMSSARLEADRALGLGEKARDIVDLMDALEADGAVRAELAELAGPVPRPRDPGGAAPNAVPPVAAEPELTRGAYRLPVVGRIVAGLGEVNESGVRSRGLTVAAQPGGQVVAPAPGHVSYAGDYRGYGKIVIIDHGGGWTTLLTGMIGLSVGVGDTIDAGTPIGRAGSDDSRITIELRRGGRPVDVAQMLG; encoded by the coding sequence GTGAGGCGCGCCTTTGCCGCGCTCGCGATCCTCGCCGCCGCTGGCGGCGGCGCGCTCGCGCTGGCGCAAAGCGACGTCTTCGATCCGCAGGCGATCGCGGCGCGCGAGCGCGAGCAGTTGCTGACCGCCAAGCAGCAGTCGGCCGAAGCGATGGCGCGCAGCGCGACGCTGGAACGGCAAGCGACCGCGGCGCTGAGCGAAGCCGACCGCCTGAAGAAACGCAGCGCCGCGCTCGCCGCGCGCATCCAATCGGCCGAGGCCGATATCAGCGCCGGCGAGGCGCGCGTCGCGCTCGTCCGCCGCCGCCTGACGGCACAGGAGGCGCGGCTCGCCGAGCAACAGCAGCCTTTGCTCGAACTCACCGCCTCGCTCCAGCAACTCAGCCGCCAGCCGCCGGTTAGCGTGCTCGCGCAGCCCGGATCGCTCACCGACATGGTCCACGCCCGCGCGGTGCTCGACGCGGTGATGCCGGTGATCGAGCGCCGCACCGCCGGCGTCCGCCGCGAGCTCGGCGCGCTGCGCACGATTCGCCGCCAGCAATCGATCGCGTTGCAGGCGCTCGGCGCGAGCCGGACCCAGCTTGCGGCGCGCCGCGACGCGCTGACCCGGCTCGAAAACGAAGGCCGGCTGCGTTCGCGCGATCTGATGAGCAGCGCGCGGCTTGAAGCCGACCGCGCGCTCGGGCTTGGCGAAAAGGCGCGCGATATCGTCGACCTGATGGACGCGCTCGAAGCCGATGGCGCGGTACGCGCCGAGCTCGCCGAGCTGGCGGGACCGGTGCCGCGCCCTCGCGACCCCGGCGGCGCGGCGCCGAATGCCGTACCGCCCGTCGCCGCCGAACCCGAACTGACACGAGGCGCCTATCGCCTGCCCGTCGTCGGACGCATCGTCGCGGGCCTTGGCGAGGTCAATGAAAGCGGGGTGCGTTCGCGCGGGCTGACCGTTGCCGCGCAGCCCGGTGGACAGGTCGTGGCGCCCGCCCCCGGCCATGTGAGTTACGCCGGCGACTATCGCGGCTATGGCAAGATCGTCATCATCGACCATGGCGGCGGCTGGACGACCTTGCTCACCGGGATGATCGGCCTGTCGGTCGGGGTCGGCGATACGATCGACGCCGGAACGCCGATCGGCCGCGCCGGATCGGACGACAGCCGCATCACGATCGAACTGCGCCGCGGCGGGCGACCGGTCGATGTCGCGCAGATGCTGGGTTAG
- a CDS encoding 23S rRNA (pseudouridine(1915)-N(3))-methyltransferase RlmH yields the protein MLLHIIARGRIGRSPEAELVERYMKRVTWAQKISELPDTGGRMPLPADNSRTILLDEGGEQMSSLEFARLLEKWRDGGVREARFCLGAANGFTPDEREGADKVIAFGRATWPHLMARAMLAEQLWRATSIVAGHPYHREGRQ from the coding sequence ATGTTGCTGCACATCATCGCGCGCGGGCGCATCGGGCGCTCACCCGAGGCCGAGCTGGTCGAGCGCTATATGAAGCGTGTGACCTGGGCGCAGAAGATCAGCGAACTTCCCGATACCGGCGGGCGCATGCCGCTTCCCGCCGACAACAGCCGGACCATATTGCTGGACGAGGGCGGCGAGCAGATGTCGTCGCTCGAATTTGCCCGGCTCCTCGAAAAATGGCGCGACGGCGGAGTGCGCGAGGCGCGCTTCTGCCTCGGCGCCGCCAACGGCTTCACCCCCGACGAGCGCGAGGGCGCCGACAAGGTCATCGCCTTCGGCCGCGCGACCTGGCCGCATCTGATGGCGCGCGCGATGCTCGCCGAACAATTGTGGCGCGCGACGAGCATCGTCGCGGGGCATCCCTATCACCGCGAGGGCCGGCAGTGA
- the rsfS gene encoding ribosome silencing factor has protein sequence MISANQDAASGAASAPTPSGDSVDALHALILHQLDEDQAQETISIPLAGKSSIADHMVIASGRSTRHVSAIADKLAQRIKQEAGRSVRVEGLPNADWVLIDAGDVIVHLFRPEVRSFYNLERMWSFGDAPPVAAAN, from the coding sequence TTGATCTCCGCCAACCAGGATGCCGCCTCCGGCGCCGCATCCGCCCCAACGCCTTCCGGCGACAGCGTGGACGCGCTCCACGCGCTGATCCTCCACCAGCTGGACGAGGACCAGGCCCAGGAAACCATCTCCATCCCGCTTGCCGGCAAGAGCAGCATCGCCGATCATATGGTGATCGCGAGCGGCCGGTCGACGCGCCATGTCTCGGCGATCGCCGACAAGCTGGCGCAGCGGATCAAGCAGGAAGCGGGCCGCAGCGTTCGCGTCGAAGGACTTCCCAACGCCGATTGGGTGCTGATCGACGCGGGCGACGTCATCGTCCATCTGTTCCGTCCAGAGGTACGTAGCTTTTACAACCTCGAACGCATGTGGTCGTTCGGCGACGCGCCGCCGGTTGCAGCCGCGAATTGA
- a CDS encoding nicotinate-nucleotide adenylyltransferase codes for MTPTGLLGGSFNPAHGGHRAISLNAIDALGLAELWWLVSPGNPLKPAKGMASLPARLGSAQRMARRAPIRATAIEAELGTRYTVDTLKKLVRRYPDRRFIWIMGADNLVQLPQWRDWREIARLMPIAVVARPGYNDRAHARRAMGWLRRFVRPADQKKHWTDWRPPALVFLRFSPDVRSATAIRQANPRWFERYEGRAMRDPLTRSWLVEPIRKGRI; via the coding sequence GTGACCCCTACCGGCCTACTCGGCGGCAGCTTCAATCCCGCGCATGGGGGGCACCGCGCGATCAGTCTAAATGCGATCGACGCGCTCGGGCTAGCTGAACTGTGGTGGTTGGTGTCGCCGGGCAATCCGCTCAAGCCCGCAAAAGGCATGGCTTCGCTGCCCGCGCGACTCGGCTCGGCGCAGCGAATGGCGCGCCGCGCGCCGATCCGCGCGACCGCGATCGAGGCCGAACTTGGCACGCGCTATACCGTCGACACGTTGAAGAAGCTGGTGCGGCGCTACCCCGACCGGCGGTTCATCTGGATCATGGGCGCCGACAATCTCGTCCAGTTGCCCCAGTGGCGCGACTGGCGGGAAATCGCGCGATTGATGCCGATTGCGGTTGTCGCGCGTCCGGGCTATAATGACCGTGCCCATGCAAGACGTGCGATGGGATGGCTGCGGCGCTTTGTCCGGCCCGCAGACCAGAAGAAGCATTGGACAGACTGGAGACCGCCCGCCCTCGTGTTCTTGCGATTTTCGCCCGATGTGCGATCCGCGACTGCGATACGGCAGGCCAACCCCCGCTGGTTCGAACGCTATGAAGGCCGCGCGATGCGCGACCCGCTGACGCGTTCATGGCTGGTGGAACCGATCAGGAAAGGACGCATTTGA
- a CDS encoding type II toxin-antitoxin system RelE/ParE family toxin, translated as MRLRWTPHARADLFRLADFLNEGEPGTGDALLHAMTPVTEQLLAHPRIGPAIGGARIRKWPIAGTPGIFLYMVRDDEILLLRLVPNRSDWQSLL; from the coding sequence ATGCGTCTTCGCTGGACGCCGCACGCGCGCGCAGACCTTTTCAGACTGGCAGATTTTCTGAACGAAGGCGAACCGGGGACGGGAGACGCCTTGCTGCACGCCATGACGCCCGTAACCGAACAGTTGCTGGCGCATCCGCGGATTGGCCCTGCGATCGGCGGTGCTCGAATCCGCAAGTGGCCGATTGCGGGAACCCCGGGTATATTTCTCTACATGGTTCGAGACGATGAGATTCTCTTGCTTCGGCTCGTCCCCAATCGCAGCGACTGGCAGTCGCTCCTGTGA